A genomic region of Pseudoalteromonas piscicida contains the following coding sequences:
- a CDS encoding DNA topoisomerase III, whose product MKLYIAEKPSLGRAIADVLPKPHRKQDGYIEVANGDVVSWCIGHLLEQAEPEDYDAKYKKWQFHDLPIVPTQWQFKAKPKTKKQLSTLKKLLTKADEIYHAGDPDREGQLLVDEVFQFVNLPERKRARIQRLLISDLNPQAVKKALASTRSNQEFVPLSISALARARADWLFGMNLTRAFTLAGQKAGVNTVLSVGRVQTPVLGLVVRRDLEIENFVSKPFYEVIAHINKPNWGVFEAKWVPSEASRPYMDEDGRVLVKALAENVADRISQKQATVNKVETKPKKINPPLPYNLSSLQIDANKRYGLSAQQVLDICQALYEKHKLITYPRSDNRYLPQEHFVEREQVIVAAEHNQGIESKFIKLADMNLKGACWNDKKVEAHHAIIPTTKKLRSAQLGHRELQVYQLISVQYLAQFFHPYRYNETKVELEISGGQFKAQAKQITDQGFKILFKGHEVEKESLLPELQVGEQLLCEKGEVKEKQTQPPKHYTEATLLGAMTGIARFVSDQSIKKVLKDTDGLGTEATRAGIIELLFRRQFLRREVKTIYSTVLGKAFIQTLPESLSLPDRTALWESLLGKIANKETSYNQFMQPLCDELGGFIDSAQSINTNALKGVPVPAFKKRGARKGKFTRKRKPSSA is encoded by the coding sequence ATGAAACTCTATATCGCAGAAAAACCCTCTTTAGGTCGAGCAATCGCCGATGTCTTACCAAAACCACATAGAAAACAAGATGGTTATATAGAAGTCGCGAATGGTGATGTGGTTTCTTGGTGTATAGGCCACTTGTTGGAACAAGCAGAACCTGAAGACTACGACGCCAAATACAAAAAATGGCAGTTTCATGATCTACCAATCGTGCCTACTCAATGGCAGTTCAAAGCAAAGCCAAAAACAAAAAAGCAGCTTAGCACTTTAAAAAAGTTACTCACAAAAGCTGATGAAATCTACCATGCTGGAGATCCTGATAGAGAAGGGCAATTGCTCGTGGACGAAGTATTTCAATTCGTAAACTTACCTGAACGGAAAAGAGCAAGGATCCAGCGTTTGTTGATCAGTGATTTGAACCCACAAGCGGTGAAAAAGGCATTGGCTTCGACACGTTCTAATCAAGAGTTTGTTCCTTTAAGCATATCTGCACTTGCAAGAGCCAGAGCGGATTGGCTATTTGGTATGAATTTAACCAGAGCATTTACGTTGGCTGGGCAAAAAGCGGGAGTGAATACCGTTTTGTCGGTTGGCAGAGTGCAAACTCCGGTACTTGGCTTGGTTGTTAGAAGGGATTTAGAAATAGAGAACTTTGTATCTAAGCCATTTTATGAGGTGATTGCACACATCAATAAACCAAACTGGGGAGTCTTTGAAGCTAAGTGGGTACCAAGTGAAGCATCTAGGCCCTATATGGACGAAGATGGGCGTGTTCTGGTTAAAGCCTTAGCTGAAAACGTTGCGGATCGGATCAGTCAAAAGCAAGCAACAGTAAATAAGGTTGAAACAAAACCAAAAAAGATAAATCCGCCGCTACCCTATAACCTTTCTTCTTTGCAGATTGACGCAAATAAGCGCTACGGTTTATCGGCTCAGCAAGTGTTGGATATTTGTCAGGCACTCTATGAGAAACATAAACTGATCACTTACCCTAGATCTGATAACCGTTATCTACCACAAGAACATTTTGTTGAAAGAGAGCAAGTCATTGTGGCTGCCGAGCACAATCAGGGAATAGAAAGTAAGTTTATTAAGTTAGCTGATATGAACCTAAAAGGAGCGTGTTGGAATGATAAAAAGGTAGAAGCGCATCACGCTATCATTCCAACTACTAAAAAGCTCCGCAGTGCTCAGCTTGGGCATAGAGAGTTACAGGTCTATCAACTCATCTCTGTACAATACCTTGCGCAATTCTTTCACCCCTACCGCTACAACGAAACTAAAGTGGAGTTGGAGATTAGTGGTGGTCAATTCAAAGCACAAGCGAAGCAAATAACAGATCAAGGGTTCAAGATACTGTTTAAAGGTCATGAGGTAGAAAAAGAAAGCCTATTGCCGGAGTTACAGGTAGGAGAGCAACTTTTATGCGAGAAAGGTGAAGTTAAAGAAAAACAAACTCAGCCGCCAAAGCATTACACTGAAGCGACCTTATTAGGTGCAATGACAGGTATTGCACGGTTTGTTTCCGATCAATCTATCAAAAAGGTATTGAAAGACACTGACGGGCTTGGCACTGAGGCGACGCGGGCCGGAATTATTGAGCTTTTGTTTAGACGGCAGTTTCTTAGGCGAGAAGTTAAGACGATATATTCTACGGTGCTGGGAAAGGCATTTATTCAAACCCTACCTGAGTCGCTTTCATTACCAGACAGAACTGCGCTCTGGGAGTCATTGCTTGGAAAGATCGCCAATAAGGAAACGTCGTATAATCAATTTATGCAACCGCTTTGTGATGAGTTAGGTGGATTTATTGACAGCGCTCAGTCTATCAATACGAATGCACTGAAAGGCGTCCCTGTACCTGCATTTAAAAAACGCGGGGCAAGAAAGGGGAAATTTACTCGAAAGAGAAAGCCAAGCTCTGCATAA
- a CDS encoding methyl-accepting chemotaxis protein, which produces MKQASIKNKLLFFVTALVTSLVVILVTTMWFHLAAENTKQSEGVQQAIYDEISQGLIAKGNQYGQRVAGFINEAYRVPYTLAGVLSHTAKQDPLSREQVQEIVNGALKQNRFVSSMYAQFEPNGYDGNDASNQGGSSHSVPGAGTLELYFTQEADGPMQQKVESAEEKYADAINEFGLREAEWYLCAKDKIAPCIMEPYLYEISPGNKMLMTSLTTPVVVNRQFRGLVGVDVNLPIFQTMVDELSNSLYSGAAKVTLLSELGLVVGSSHYKNLARPLAESTKSDRAEVLKSLHTGSGIKELDEDLVVAVPINIALPNTTWSLVIELPKAIALSSATTLQSQLEESTNSVGRWMLIIGIVIAVIGIAIAVVLVNTIIGPLTHIQERVENLASSEGDLTHELEVSHHAELIALAHGFNRFTDKLRKMIDDLKGLAESSYEQSHRTTEAAINIKNKVANQHLEIDSVVTAINELSATASEVARASEKAAASTNQAADQVQQSEQSIIKTTETVQSMADQVIDAKQAVVKVSERSDDISKILEVIRAIAEQTNLLALNAAIEAARAGEQGRGFAVVADEVRALASKTQASTDDISKLIDNLQSEVANSGRIIESSVQLGEDAVSYCQESARLMSTLVAELTSISNEVTQIATAAEEQSMVTEEINTNTTGISDAAAELSKFADEVEQAASSMTLIVEQKHKQLNLLRT; this is translated from the coding sequence ATGAAACAAGCTTCGATTAAAAACAAACTCTTATTCTTTGTAACAGCATTAGTAACGAGTTTGGTTGTTATATTAGTGACAACAATGTGGTTTCACCTTGCAGCAGAAAATACCAAGCAAAGTGAAGGGGTCCAACAAGCGATTTATGATGAAATATCCCAAGGCCTTATCGCTAAAGGTAATCAATATGGGCAACGTGTGGCCGGTTTTATCAATGAGGCCTATCGTGTTCCATACACTTTGGCGGGTGTGCTATCGCATACCGCCAAGCAGGATCCGCTGAGCCGTGAACAAGTACAAGAAATTGTCAATGGTGCGCTAAAGCAAAATCGCTTTGTGTCTTCTATGTATGCACAGTTTGAACCGAATGGTTACGATGGCAATGATGCCAGTAATCAAGGTGGTTCGAGTCACTCTGTGCCGGGCGCTGGTACCTTAGAGCTCTATTTCACTCAAGAAGCTGATGGTCCGATGCAACAAAAAGTTGAGTCAGCAGAAGAAAAATATGCCGACGCAATCAATGAATTTGGTCTACGAGAAGCCGAGTGGTATTTATGCGCAAAAGATAAAATAGCGCCTTGCATCATGGAACCCTATTTATATGAAATTTCTCCGGGCAACAAAATGCTGATGACCTCATTGACCACACCAGTCGTGGTCAATCGTCAATTTAGAGGCTTAGTGGGCGTGGATGTAAACTTACCTATTTTCCAAACCATGGTCGACGAGCTCTCAAACTCGCTTTACTCAGGAGCCGCTAAGGTAACCTTGTTAAGTGAGTTGGGTCTTGTTGTGGGTTCTAGTCACTATAAGAATTTAGCACGCCCACTTGCAGAGTCGACAAAGTCAGATAGGGCTGAGGTGTTAAAATCGCTGCACACAGGTTCTGGGATTAAAGAGCTTGATGAAGATTTAGTCGTAGCAGTACCTATCAACATAGCGTTACCAAACACCACTTGGTCTCTGGTAATCGAACTACCTAAGGCAATTGCACTTAGTTCTGCTACAACGCTGCAAAGTCAGCTGGAGGAGTCGACAAACTCCGTTGGTCGCTGGATGCTTATTATAGGTATTGTTATTGCTGTTATTGGCATTGCCATTGCGGTGGTATTAGTGAACACAATTATCGGTCCGCTTACGCATATTCAGGAACGAGTCGAGAACTTAGCTTCTAGCGAAGGCGATTTAACGCATGAGCTAGAAGTGAGCCATCATGCTGAGTTGATTGCCTTGGCACATGGCTTTAACCGCTTTACTGATAAACTACGAAAGATGATTGATGACCTCAAAGGTCTTGCTGAATCTTCCTACGAGCAGTCGCATCGAACAACAGAAGCTGCGATTAACATCAAAAACAAAGTCGCTAATCAGCATCTAGAGATAGACAGCGTAGTTACTGCAATTAACGAACTCAGTGCGACCGCTTCAGAGGTGGCCCGGGCGTCTGAAAAAGCGGCTGCAAGTACGAATCAGGCCGCGGATCAAGTTCAGCAAAGCGAACAAAGCATCATTAAAACGACTGAAACGGTGCAATCAATGGCGGATCAAGTCATTGATGCAAAACAAGCGGTCGTGAAGGTATCTGAACGCAGTGATGATATTTCCAAAATACTAGAAGTGATCAGAGCCATTGCAGAGCAAACTAATTTACTGGCCTTAAACGCGGCAATTGAAGCTGCAAGGGCGGGGGAACAAGGTCGAGGTTTTGCGGTTGTTGCAGATGAAGTTCGAGCTTTGGCGTCAAAAACACAAGCATCGACGGACGACATTAGTAAACTAATAGATAACCTACAGAGTGAAGTCGCGAACTCAGGCCGGATCATTGAGAGCTCTGTGCAGCTAGGTGAAGACGCAGTGAGTTATTGCCAAGAATCGGCTAGGTTAATGAGTACGTTAGTTGCTGAGCTGACAAGTATTTCTAATGAAGTAACGCAAATTGCGACGGCTGCGGAAGAGCAAAGTATGGTTACCGAAGAAATTAACACGAATACGACGGGCATTTCAGATGCCGCTGCTGAGCTTTCGAAGTTCGCAGATGAAGTCGAGCAAGCGGCCAGTTCAATGACGCTGATAGTCGAACAGAAACACAAGCAACTTAATTTATTAAGAACGTAA
- a CDS encoding tetratricopeptide repeat protein has product MSNKIQLTPENIQQVITDPNPEKVLLLTFYSNQNPECVQQDQILEGITAAYSEHITIGVIDCDVQQALASQLAQQIGLQALPTIVILKGGAPVDMLAGAKTEEEIKEALSEHLPSPEVILLDQAKQFLASGELNNAFSYAKKAYDIDSSNTRVKLVFADICMQIQKFDEAQALLDSVNEEQRDPYYHNLVAKLAQAAAAQDSPEVKRLELAVEAEPDSLDLRCQLAQAQLDVGKKEEALASLLTVLKKDMNYGEAKRGFLDIIASLPDGDSVASAYRRKLYSLLY; this is encoded by the coding sequence ATGAGCAATAAAATCCAACTAACCCCTGAAAACATTCAGCAAGTAATAACCGACCCAAATCCAGAGAAAGTGTTATTACTAACCTTTTATAGCAATCAAAACCCTGAATGTGTTCAGCAAGACCAAATATTGGAGGGGATCACGGCTGCTTATAGTGAGCACATAACCATAGGTGTTATCGACTGTGATGTCCAACAAGCTCTGGCATCTCAACTCGCTCAGCAAATTGGTTTACAAGCTTTGCCAACGATTGTGATTTTAAAAGGTGGTGCGCCAGTAGATATGCTGGCAGGGGCAAAAACAGAAGAAGAAATTAAAGAAGCTTTGTCTGAGCATTTACCATCACCTGAAGTTATTTTACTTGATCAAGCGAAGCAATTCCTTGCAAGCGGCGAGCTAAATAATGCCTTTAGTTATGCGAAGAAGGCATACGACATTGACAGTAGTAACACTCGGGTTAAGTTGGTGTTTGCGGATATCTGTATGCAAATTCAAAAATTTGATGAAGCTCAAGCGTTGTTAGATTCTGTAAATGAAGAACAGCGAGACCCGTATTATCACAATTTAGTCGCTAAATTGGCGCAAGCCGCGGCTGCACAAGATTCGCCAGAGGTAAAGCGTCTAGAGCTAGCGGTGGAAGCTGAGCCTGATTCATTAGACTTACGTTGTCAGTTAGCTCAAGCTCAGTTAGATGTGGGTAAAAAAGAGGAAGCATTGGCTAGCCTACTTACGGTGCTTAAGAAAGATATGAACTACGGTGAAGCCAAAAGGGGATTTTTAGATATTATCGCTTCGCTTCCTGATGGCGATAGTGTTGCTTCAGCATATCGACGAAAGCTATATAGTCTTCTTTACTAA